One segment of Neodiprion fabricii isolate iyNeoFabr1 chromosome 1, iyNeoFabr1.1, whole genome shotgun sequence DNA contains the following:
- the LOC124187724 gene encoding chromatin assembly factor 1 subunit B has product MKCTIPEISWHNRDPVLSIDLKPGVNKTSDGKIFWRLATGGADSHVLIWHLTVNEVGTTVVEFVGDLSRHQKAVNVVRFSPSGEILASGDDESAIMLWKERGEFEPPPLAGDDTNQNKEQWNLWKILRGHVEDVYDLSWSPDSNFLVSGSVDNTAILWDVEKGRSMGILSDHKGFVQGVSWDPSNQYVCTLSTDRQCRLFDINTKKTVQRVSKAKIPTPANHPLKDKTVRLFYDDTFQSFFRRLTFSPDGLLIIAPSGIIEPQESSEKLSNATIIFSRHNIKEPIVVLPSLEQFTVAVRCCPIYFKLREDGPVSMIGIPYRIVFAVATKSSVLIYDTQQVSPIAIISNIHYTRLTDIAWSSDGRLLVVSSTDGYCSIIHFQDGELGNVYESSLVNINDTTETKSVHSNSSKSKRKTNNAEKTEFIIDMCSDAMDIDITKPVKASDFSEEANDGNKDDKLVKNVQNTKSTDVDDVVLEETEDIKLVYTEESNTENISDIVKKTPPKPIVPNVIAAKTPRRVQLITLSSPRSGKKN; this is encoded by the exons ATGAAGTGTACGATTCCTGAAATATCCTGGCATAATCGCGATCCTGTACTGAGTATTGACCTAAAACCCGGTGTAAATAAGACTTCGGACGGTAAAATATTTTGGCGTTTGGCTACTGGTGGTGCGGATTCTCATGTTCTG ATTTGGCATCTCACAGTAAATGAAGTGGGAACAACGGTTGTGGAGTTTGTTGGGGACTTGAGTCGCCATCAGAAGGCAGTTAATGTTGTAAGATTTTCTCCTTCGGGTGAAATTCTTGCATCTGGTGATGACG AGTCTGCGATAATGTTATGGAAAGAAAGGGGCGAATTTGAACCACCGCCACTTGCAGGGGATGATACAAATCAGAATAAAGAACAATGGAATTTATGGAAGATCCTTCGAGGCCATGTCGAGGATGTTTACGATTTGAGCTGGTCCCCTGATTCCAATTTTTTAGTCTCCGGCTCGGTTGATAATACTGCCATTCTGTGGGATGTTGAAAAAGGGCGAAGCATGGGTATATTATCAGATCATAAAGGATTTGTTCAAGGAGTTTCATGGGATCCGTCAAATCAATACGTGTGCACATTAAGTACAGACAG GCAATGCCGGTTATTTGAtataaacacaaaaaaaactgttcagcGCGTCAGTAAGGCCAAGATCCCCACGCCGGCCAATCACCCACTGAAAGACAAAACTGTACGCTTGTTTTATGATGACACTTTTCAATCCTTCTTCAGAAGACTTACGTTTTCACCCGATGGCTTATTGATTATTGCGCCATCTGGCATTATTGAACCTCAAGAATCTTCTGAAAAGTTGTCTAATGCAACAATTATCTTCTCCAGGCATAATATTAAGGA gCCTATAGTAGTGTTGCCGTCTTTGGAACAATTTACAGTAGCTGTACGTTGTTGTCCTATTTACTTTAAGTTGAGAGAAGATGGCCCGGTATCGATGATAGGAATTCCTTATAGAATAGTATTTGCAGTTGCTACAAAAAGTTCCGTCCTCATATATGACACTCAACAAGTTTCTCCAATTGCAATAATTTCGAACATTCATTATACCAGATTGACAGACATTGCGTG GTCGTCCGACGGACGTCTTTTAGTCGTTTCGTCAACAGACGGTTATTGttcaataattcatttccaaGACGGAGAATTGGGAAATGTGTATGAATCTAGTTTGGTAAACATAAATGACACGACAGAAACGAAATCTGTGCATTCAAATTCATCCAAATCAAAGCGTAAGACTAATAATGCCGAGAAGACTGAATTCATTATTGATATGTGCAGTGACGCAATGGATATTGACATTACGAAACCTGTGAAAGCATCTGACTTTAGCGAAGAGGCGAATGATGGTAATAAAGATGATAAACTTGTGAAAAACGTTCAAAATACAAAGTCGACGGATGTTGATGACGTAGTTCTTGAAGAGACGGAAGATATAAAACTTGTTTACACAGAAGAAAGTAACACAGAAAATATAAGTGACATTGTTAAAAAAACACCTCCAAAACCAATAGTTCCTAATGTGATAGCAGCTAAAACTCCGCGTAGGGTACAGCTTATCACACTCTCCAGTCCGAGAAgtgggaagaaaaattga
- the LOC124187734 gene encoding peroxiredoxin-2 — protein sequence MRLLIILVTIAFSCFVTKSEGLFGEDEACYSFAGGTVYPTGTKHAGHQLQTTQAVIGKQAPFWEGTAVLGGEFKEIKLTDYKGKYLVFFFYPLDFTFVCPTEILAFSDRLNEFKKLNTEVIAASVDSQFTHLAWINTPRKEGGLENIKIPLLSDLTHKISKDYGVYLEDLGHTLRALFIIDGKGVLRQITMNDLPVGRSVDETLRLVQAFQYTDEHGEVCPAGWKPGQDTIIPNPVDKKKFFAKNLN from the exons ATGCGGCTACTGATTATTCTCGTTACAATCGCATTTTCGTGCTTTGTTACGAAAAGTGAGGGCTTATTCGGTGAGGATGAAGCGTGTTACTCGTTCGCTGGTGGCACCGTATATCCAACCGGTACCAAACACGCGGGTCACCAGTTGCAGACAACTCAAGCAGTCA TTGGAAAACAAGCACCGTTCTGGGAAGGTACGGCTGTTCTTGGAGGCgaatttaaagaaattaaGCTCACGGATTACAAGGGAAaatatttagtattttttttttatccattggATTT CACCTTTGTTTGCCCCACGGAAATTCTTGCTTTTTCGGATCGATTGAATGAATTTAAGAAATTGAACACTGAGGTCATTGCTGCATCTGTTGACTCACAGTTCACTCACCTCGCCTGGATAAACACGCCTAGAAAGGAAGGAGgtcttgaaaatattaaaattccCTTGCTCTCCGATCTCACTCATAAGATATCAAAGGATTATGGAGTTTACTTGGAAGATCTTGGACATACTTTGAG AGCTCTTTTCATCATCGACGGTAAAGGAGTACTGCGCCAAATTACAATGAATGATCTCCCTGTTGGACGATCAGTCGATGAAACTTTGAGGCTTGTACAAGCATTCCAATATACAGATGAACACGGTGAGGTTTGCCCGGCTGGCTGGAAACCAGGACAAGACACG aTCATTCCGAATCCGGTGGAtaagaagaaattctttgcGAAAAATCTCAACTGA
- the LOC124187718 gene encoding cell division cycle 5-like protein: MPRIMIKGGVWRNTEDEILKAAVMKYGKNQWSRIASLLHRKSAKQCKARWFEWLDPSIKKTEWSREEDEKLLHLAKLMPTQWRTIAPIIGRTAAQCLERYEYLLDQAQKKEEGEDAADDPRKLKPGEIDPNPETKPARPDPKDMDEDELEMLSEARARLANTQGKKAKRKAREKQLEEARRLAALQKRRELRAAGITVSQKHKRKRGVNYNTEIPFEKRPALGFYDTSIEHVDPLAADFSRMRQQHLDGDLRQEKEEMERRKDKQKLKQRKENDIPMGMLNNQEPVKKRSKLVLPEPQISDQELQQVVKLGRASEVAREVATESGVTLSDSLLADYSLTPSAAATPRTPAATDRILQEAQNVMALTHVDTPLKGGLNTPLHSSDFSSILPANNVVATPNTVLATPFRSQRTDGTPTNSFNTPTSIRSQAGALVPTPVRDKLSINPEEGLEGSETPALHKQVKEQLRAGLSTLPTPRNDYEIVVPEGEGDDEKGNESSDNIIEDQADIDARRQQEIIEQQKRDLAQRSQVIQRDMPRPVDINMNILRPLMDSPLTDLQRAEELIKREMITMLQYDSLENPVTTVTKRGSSSSIVQATAFLEQHPYIDYDPEELAQARKLLEQEMAVVREGMAHGELSLDAYSTVWEECLSQILYLENQKRYTRATLASKKDRVEACERKLEENRVHMTGEAKRAAKMEKKLKILTGGYQTRAQGLSKQIHDLWEQIEQAHLELSTFKFLQAQEEAAVPRRLNALMEDVNRQTERERILQNKFAELQDQLQQLQVQ, from the exons atgCCACGTATAATGATAAAAGGTGGTGTTTGGCGCAACACCGAA GATGAAATTCTCAAAGCAGCGGTTatgaaatatggaaaaaacCAATGGTCACGTATAGCCTCACTGCTTCACAGAAAGTCTGCTAAACAATGTAAAGCACGATGGTTCGAATGGTTGGATCCAAGTATAAAGAAAACAGAATGGAGTCGAGAGGAAGACGAGAAGCTTTTGCATTTGGCAAAGTTAATGCCAACACAATGGCGTACCATAGCTCCAATTATCGGACGTACCGCTGCTCAATGTTTAGAACGCTACGAATATTTGCT AGATCAAgctcaaaaaaaagaagaaggagaagatgCAGCTGATGATCCTCGCAAATTAAAACCAGGCGAAATTGATCCCAATCCAGAGACAAAACCTGCTCGCCCTGATCCAAAGGATATGGACGAAGATG AACTTGAAATGCTGTCGGAGGCCCGAGCTAGATTAGCAAATACTCAAGGTAAAAAGGCTAAGCGTAAGGCCAGGGAGAAGCAGTTAGAAGAAGCCAGACGGTTGGCGGCGCTTCAGAAACGAAGAGAATTACGAGCTGCTGGAATTACAGTGTCTCAGAAACACAAACGCAAACGTGGCGTAAACTACAACACTGAAATACCATTTGAAAAACGGCCAGCACTTGGTTTTTATGATACATCAATAGAACATGTTGATCCTCTAGCAGCTGACTTTTCTAGAATGCGTCAACAACATTTAGATGGAGACCTGAGGCAAGAAAAGGAGGAG ATGGAGCGACGCAAGGACAAGCAAAAGCTCaagcaaagaaaagaaaatgatattcCAATGGGAATGCTAAACAATCAAGAACCAGTTAAAAAGAGGAGTAAACTGGTCTTGCCAGAGCCACAGATATCTGATCAAGAATTACAACAAGTTGTCAAGCTTGGTAGAGCTTCTGAG GTGGCTCGAGAAGTTGCAACAGAAAGTGGAGTGACACTATCCGACAGCTTATTGGCGGACTATTCTCTGACTCCAAGTGCAGCAGCAACTCCTCGCACACCAGCTGCTACGGACAGAATTCTCCAGGAGGCTCAAAATGTGATGGCTTTGACCCATGTTGACACACCTCTAAAAG GTGGTTTGAATACACCGCTACACAGTTCGGATTTCAGCAGTATTTTACCTGCTAATAACGTTGTGGCTACACCCAACACTGTATTGGCAACGCCATTCCGCTCACAACGCACTGACGGTACACCTACAAATTCGTTCAATACGCCAACATCTATACGAAGTCAAGCTGGAGCTCTGGTACCGACACCTGTTCGCGATAAACTGAGTATCAATCCAGAAGAAGGACTGGAAGGTTCAGAGACCCCTGCTCTTCACAAGCAG gtGAAAGAACAGCTACGTGCTGGATTAAGTACTTTACCCACACCTCGGAATGATTATGAAATAGTTGTTCCTGAAGGTGAAGGAGATGATGAAAAAGGAAACGAGTCTTCAGACAATATAATAGAAGATCAAGCTGACATTGATGCTAGACGTCAACAGGAAATAATTGAGCAGC AAAAAAGGGATCTTGCTCAAAGATCACAAGTGATCCAACGAGATATGCCCAGACCCGTAGACATCAATATGAACATCTTGCGACCGCTTATGGATAGTCCACTAACGGACTTGCAGAGG gCCGAAGAATTAATAAAGAGAGAAATGATCACAATGCTTCAGTACGACTCGCTGGAAAACCCAGTGACTACAGTTACCAAACGAGGATCAAGTTCTTCAATTGTACAAGCTACCGCATTTCTGGAACAGCATCCCTACATAGACTACGATCCAGAAGAACTTGCGCAA GCTCGTAAACTTTTGGAGCAAGAAATGGCAGTTGTGCGGGAAGGAATGGCACATGGAGAACTAAGTTTAGATGCCTATTCTACTGTCTGGGAAGAATGTCTGTCACAG aTTCTATATCTGGAGAATCAGAAGCGATACACAAGAGCTACTTTAGCTTCAAAGAAAGATAGGGTCGAAGcatgtgaaagaaaattagaagaaaacCGTGTTCATATGACTGGGGAAGCAAAACGTGCAGCGAAAATGGAGAAGAAGCTCAAAATATTGACTGGAGGCTATCAG ACACGTGCACAAGGATTATCAAAACAAATACATGACTTATGGGAACAAATCGAACAGGCTCACCTCGAACTAtcaactttcaaatttctccAAGCACAAGAGGAAGCTGCAGTACCAAGGCGACTGAATGCACTCATGGAAGACGTCAATAGGCAAACTGAAAGAGAACGTATcttgcaaaataaatttgctgAGCTTCAAGATCAGTTGCAGCAGTTACAAGTGCAATAA
- the LOC124187730 gene encoding cysteine and histidine-rich domain-containing protein morgana yields the protein MSESEAMLHCYNRGCGKKYDPENNKEGDCIHHPGLPVFHDAYKGWSCCNKKCTDFTEFLNIKGCTKSFHTNVKPADPEKPAVDKSRMNEVIEVKPLVKNVNLSLPRPPYDSPQVTLIPVVSPALLQQIEGLAVQVTTSTETQIPIGEMCKRKGCKASYTKTLADQEPCTHHPGVPIFHEGLKYWSCCQKKTTDFSVFLEQPGCSQGTHLWLNEAKSKTIKCRMDWHQTGGFVVVSIFCKKYQPSRSNVRLNPVRLTVDLYFQEEDSRYELDVELRGVVNVEESSVNMLPTKVEIKLKKAEPGTWAKLETANPTKTIETPPVLQSESEKEESITAQVDAVDLSDL from the exons GTGATTGCATTCATCATCCTGGACTGCCTGTTTTTCACGACGCTTATAAGGGCTGGTCgtgctgtaataaaaaatgtacagaCTTTACGGAATTTCTGAACATAAAAGGCTGCACCAAGTCCTTTCATACGAACGTCAAACCAGCTGACCCGGAAAAACCTGCCGTTGACAAATCTAGAATGAATGAAGTCATTGAAGTGAAACCTCTGGTGAAAAACGTTAACCTAAGCTTGCCTAGACCTCCTTACGACAGCCCTCAAGTTACTTTGATACCTGTTGTATCACCTGCCTTACTGCAGCAAATTGAGGGCCTTGCTGTACAGGTCACAACGTCCACAGAGACTCAAATTCCGATTGGTGAAATGTGCAAGCGGAAGGGATGCAAAGCCTCGTATACGAAGACTCTGGCTGATCAAGAACCGTGCACTCATCATCCAGGTGTACCTATTTTTCACGAGGGGCTCAAATATTGGTCATGTTGTCAGAAAAAGACAACAGATTTCAGCGTTTTTTTGGAACAACCTGGCTGTTCTCAGGGAACCCATCTCTGGCTGAACGAG GCTAAGAGCAAAACCATCAAGTGCCGAATGGATTGGCATCAAACCGGAGGGTTTGTTGTTGTTTCCATATTTTGTAAGAAGTATCAGCCTAGCCGGTCGAATGTTAGATTAAATCCAGTACGATTGACTGTGGATCTGTACTTCCAAGAGGAAGATTCCAGATATGAGCTGGATGTTGAACTCAGAGGG GTAGTCAATGTGGAAGAAAGTAGCGTAAACATGTTGCCGACTaaagtagaaataaaattgaaaaaagctGAACCAGGGACTTGGGCTAAGCTTGAAACCGCAAATCCAACCAAAACGATAGAAACACCTCCTGTCCTACAGTCAGAGTCTGAGAAAGAGGAGAGCATAACCGCACAAGTAGATGCTGTAGACCTCAGTGATCTTTGA
- the LOC124187739 gene encoding 39S ribosomal protein L32, mitochondrial — MASGLVNRVQIALQRFDNIIVNILSRRFPPEALCVVELNEGQNWPQPIPRRSPFSIENIIDNGFLWGVPTHKRTIEKRWKRRFGNPKYISKLLSPKTNILTCHTCGHDHEAGILCRHCYDKVMGETKEMQTAIVNDLGLNPVEKDVIVLYDGEKSEEMVDYWKNKKIVEVPRKRPNWFQKNLLQRTTEVPSDSKEVEPTHLA; from the exons ATGGCGTCCGGCCTGGTAAATCGTGTTCAGATTGCGTTACAGAGATTTGACAACATAATTGTGAATATTCTGAGTCGGAGATTTCCTCCAG AAGCGTTATGTGTCGTCGAATTGAATGAGGGGCAAAATTGGCCGCAGCCGATCCCTCGAAGAAGTCCATTTTCCATAGAGAATATTATTGATAATGGTTTTCTGTGGGGTGTTCCCACACATAAGcgaacaattgaaaaaagatggaaacgACGCTTTGGAAACCCTAAgtatatttcgaaattgttgtcaccgaaaacaaacattttgacTTGTCACACTTGTGGACACGATCACGAAGCTGGTATTCTTTGCA GACACTGTTATGACAAAGTAATGGGTGAAACAAAAGAGATGCAAACTGCTATTGTGAATGATTTAGGTTTGAATCCAGTCGAGAAGGATGTCATTGTTTTATATGACGGTGAAAAGAGTGAGGAAATGGTAGATTATTGGAAG AACAAGAAAATCGTGGAGGTACCTAGAAAGAGGCCGAACTGGTTCCAGAAAAATCTACTTCAACGAACAACGGAGGTACCTTCCGACAGTAAAGAAGTTGAGCCCACTCATCTGGCgtag